The Rhodamnia argentea isolate NSW1041297 chromosome 7, ASM2092103v1, whole genome shotgun sequence genome contains the following window.
AGTGCATAATTAGTCTTTTCAGTGTCTACCGATCACGTAAGACTAGACTAGAAGAAGATGACCAGGCAAGCGACAACCGATAGCCAAAGGTAAAGAGATTCCACTCAGGTATCGAATGCAGATTCGAAGCACACCTTGTGAATAAGCCCGTCGGCAATAATTGAACTGCTTAGTTTCTTGAAGAGCACGTATAAGGCCTCGACTTCGCTTGCAGTAACTGCACTTCAGAAACTTGAATGGTTCAAAGTGATGAAGGCGGGTAGCATCCCAGTTTATTGACCATATGACTTCACTGAAGAGCTTATAAATAATACCATCTCAGTCCGTCCCTGATGAAGTTATATTCTCGCAAAAGGAGCATGCGACAATGCTCTATTGGACGAATGAGCGAGCGCCAGAGGATAGACGGACTCAAAATGAATCGGGGAAAAGAGTCCGGGTTTCACTAAAGCTTCATGAGAACAATCTAAGGGGAAGTAAACTGCGGAAAACTCAACAACTAAAGGATTGACGCTTACAAGGTGTTGCAGCAGCAAGAACGTTAGGATCTTCATATCCGGGTGTTCGCTCAGACCTCTTCGAAACAGCACAACCCATGACGACTACTTACCTTGTTCTACTCCCGTATCGTCTGTGAGCTCAAAACAGTGAAACTGTCCAGCAGCACCTGCTAATGCCAGTTCACAGTAGAATGAGGTGATGTAAAATACTGATTCTGCTCAGCTTGTAAAATCGAAAGACATTCTTTTAAGGATTTTGTTTTACTGCTGAGTCATCTATGTTTTGAGATAAATTGTCTTCCCCGATCTCTGCTGGTGTGTAATACCAGTCAAGGTATAGAACGATCTATCGAGATGGCGTGTCATAATCATTCAGTAGTGGACTAGTGGCGAAAGCAGTTCAGCCGGAACTGCTCTAGGCGGCAGAATAATCTTTCCACACAATGGGATTGGTCTCCCCCCTTATTCACCTCTCTCTAGAAATCCTATTAGTCAAGCATGGAAGCAAGCTGCTAGAAGTAGCGCGCTATTTACTAATAGAATCTCAAGTCAAGACTCTTCTCATCGAGAGACACGTGGACTCCGTATACGAGCGTGCAACATGAGTCCTAATACTTAGTTATAGGAAAACATAGATTCAATATGCAGTTTTGCTCTTGGTAAGCACAATGTAAGCAAAGGGTACAAAATGTTGCAGGACATTGaacctaggggtgagcggtAATATAGGTCCAGTTTCCACCTGGTATGTGGAGATTGAAACTTACCTTGTCAGAATTGGTTCCTATTTTTTGGATCTTGAAACCTATCTTATCAGTCATAGAAATGACCATGGAACCGCGAACTCCAGGATCTACTTGAGAATCGGCGAATTccacttttgtttcaatttttttttgcttcatttttagTGAGGCAAAGTAAAAATTAAAgcgacaacaaaaaaaacctttctAATATATAGAGTTTCATCAACAATACAACCTATCTCAAACAAAATCATTTATGAGTGAGGTAATCTATCAAACCTAATAAGAGAAGTCGTATTATGTTGTCATGTAGAGTAAATGAAAAGGGTTGATTCAAGAGTAAACTAGAAACACGTGTAAAAGAATAGCGATTAGTTAATTTGATGTTTTCAAAGTGCATGGTGTACTGAATTTCTCCTGCAATGAATAGACAAATGTGTAACAGGTGGATTTCAATGGGTACATATCTTCCACCTGCACCAGACCAAGTTTAACACTAATCATAGTAATGGAAGAACATGTTGAGTATCATTAGACCTTCGGATTACAAAAGTCCGATGCTACCAGTATGCAGATTGGTTAAAAGATCCATAGATACTGCTAATTTTAGGGTTACTTGGTTCGCTCCCGGTTCCCAGTTCGGTTCTTCTGTTCTAGAATTTCTGATCCGGTTCGATTCGGTTCCTACATGGGAACTAGACAGCACAGTatcggttccaaaaaaaaaatgggaccGATAACCGAACCGAGGAGTTCAGCAAATCACCAAATTAAAGGTCAAGAGCACCTGTCTGTCTAAAAAGCAAGAAACTGACGTAATAACAACAACGAATCTCCCATTCTAGGGTCTTTGATACGATCATCTCTTCAGGGAAAACTGAGTCTGAATCATAGGTATCTCCAACATGACCCCAGGAACTGTGGAAGCTGGCAGAACAACCTGTTTTTTTACCCAAAGCACAATGACCAAACAGACTTAACCAGAAACAGAGAAACTCTAATCTCAAAAAACGATATATCCTTTGATGAAGACAGTTTTGGGCAACTTACTTCAGAAATGAGCAGAAACTTACCATGCAAGTGACTCAAGAAGTTTTTTTACAAAACATGAGAAATCAAGATGGAACTGATCAACTTCAGAGATGAAGATACTGCCATTGCCATACCTCCAGGAAAGACAACTATTTATGCCCCAAAGTTGAGGGAAGGAGCTGTGCACGAATTGACAATTGTATACTacacgacaaaaagaaaaaacttcaaaaaaagaatcatttcaGGAATCAATCTGAACCGTAAACCCAGAAAACAGGGTCAAGAGGAAGAGATCATACAAAGGGAacccaatattttaatttagcagattttgttttttatttctcaaatgaCAATGTTCATGTTAGAATAATAAGATGAACCTTTCACTCCAGTTATCTTCTCTTTGTTTAACATTTAGTAGACTCCAGCCACGTACAGAAGGATACGACTTTTACCGTTTGGAGGCGTCCTACGTAACAATGAGACAGACTGCTCCGTAGAATCGAATTTCCCATAAGAAGAATAAACTCTTATAAAGCCTTTCCTTaatcatccatttttccattagtcgacaaaaaatatattcgtCATCAGCAACAATTCATACCTAACTATTTTCGTGGGTGATGAATTTCCTttcatccatttatttttaaggttaataccacgaaaaaccccaagcCGATACACCCGTGATAGATTTATCATGAACAGATATTTTAACCATGAAAAAACTCAAATCGGagcacatgtgataaatttaccctccgttagtttccgttaaattgagttattagcacgaaaaacttcaaactggtacacatatgagaaacgaagggtaaaaaccccaaattagtcACTCGCTAACTGTCGCGTAtcatctaactcagtaatttgatggcaaaatttaataaaaattaatatatggTTAATTAGTCACAGCTGTACCAGTTTAGGTTTTTTCGTGATTACAAAATcgatttaggataaatttatcacatgtgtactagtttagagttcTTCGTAGTATTAACTCTAAAACTAAATGGATGAAAAGAAATTCATCGCCCATGAAAATAATTAGGTATGAATTgttgtcgatgatgaaaatatttttcgttgactaatttttctaagtgatgtaacaaatcatttttcaaaaaatattttctgaaccTAAAAGTTTCCCGTGAAACAAACATGCCTTAATAAAAGTCAAgcaattttctttccttgtttttttcttaagaTAAATCCACGTTGAAAGTGCAAATTTTTAACCCTAATAACTCTCTAGTAGCATTTTATATTGGAATGGCTGGACGGCCTCCTCCATAACTGGTATGGGTACTGCTATCTATGCTGCTAATACTAAGCTAAAATCAGTTAtcgagtttttctttcttctttattagcATGTAGTTGCATAAGGATCGTGTTAATAACTATCTTGGGTCACTATCTAAGGATACCTTACAGTAAAAGgttcattttcaaaatcatggaTCACACATATATATCCACAAAAGCCATTAAATTCAAAATTAGAGTTTTATGCATATAATTACTTGAGGGTTGTCTCCAGGACAATCTCTATCGAAACTCTTTtagaaaaatcttcattttctgCATAATGCCGTTCGTCAGTGGACACTGGTTGATCTGATGAGAAATTATTTAATTCAACTCCCGTACTATCCATTTGATACGAAATTTCAGAGTAGAAAATAAAGagttgtatatatatatataattagaaAGGAATAATGACACATACGGTATCAATGtgattcctgaacttttaatatgttcagtatgatccttaaattttggtccaatatgtaatgtcgttcatgaaattttaatttaattaatatggtTCTTGACTTTTAGGTACATGTTCAATTAGGTCCTGGTATtgaattaaaatgtttaatattgtcatccattaattcaagttctcAAGTTCAtgaataatattgaatattttcgtaCAGTTCAAGgacaaaattaaatatgtattaaaagtttaaagagTAAAAGTTCATGGATAACATTGTACGCCAAGCCAAAACTCAAggattacattaaataaatttaaatttcaaagatcgcgCTACATATTAGGTCGAAGTTCATAAATTATGCCTATCATTTGCTCAATGAGAAATCAACCATGACGGCACCAACAATTCTGTAGATTGCATGGAGCATTATTCACGTGTTGTGAGTTGTGACCATACAACTATTAATCTCTGCCACGTTCGTTCCTGCTTTTTTTTCAACACTTTTCATTggactttcctttttatttttttggccaggATTGGACTATCTTTCACATCACTTcactgtttttccttttcttctcttttttcttcgaTGGTTAGTTTTTCCCCACTTTTTCCAAAGATGTTTTATGCTACATTGTGAATGGAATCTTCAATGTATAAAAAATTGTGGGTCGTGGAGTCCACACGTAGACGTGGCCAAATAGAACCGTAGGTCCATTGACTGGCCCGTTGATCGGGGCCACAGTTCCAACCTAAAATCGCCGGTTCCCCACCGGGCCCCccaaccccctcccccccaatgcaacggcccaaagagccattgcttcaaaaaaaaaaaaaaattgatttttttttaagttaaataacCCTCCCTTTCTTTATAAATACCTAtcatccccctttcatttttctcacaaatcctctcaacaattctctcaattctttcaaattctcttaatccgctcaattctctcaatcccgcctcaattctctcaatcgaatttccgatcaattctctcgtaaatggcaagtggaagcaaaaatattggaaaagtCAAGATGGTGATGGGAGATTCCAAGTATCCTATTCATGGATATAATCCTCGTGATtatacatattgggaagacgatgacgataatatcaacgttgttcccattccgaacgtcgagcatatctcaatacaagaaagtcttcatccttctattagtgtcgaagaaacgtcaacggcaaatgagccggaacgaaagggtcgagagagtacatccaacttgtGATTGCACTTTGAcaaggtatatgatgaaagcgaaagtaagtataatataaattgtaaatattgttcgcaaatatataaatttaccaaaggagacggttacggaacattctgtcggcatccgacgaaaaaacatccaacacaaGCGGGGATCAACACTACGCAACAATAAATTTTCGATTATGCCAATCCTAATACTCATTCTTTATTCCGTTATACTGATatactttataaacaaacattagttaaatatgttgccattgatcatgctccgtttactattggtgaaaattttaatttgaaatatttgataaatactgcgttggttccgcaagcaccaactattccgaaaactactcttaaacgcgaacttttgcatctttataaataaaaaaaaaaatctttgacaaatttttttgtggaattcaatggacgtgtgcatttagaTAGCGATATTTGtagtgatcattggcaaattcattcttatatgagtgtTACGTgttattggataggtgacgatcgaaccattaaaaaaagacttattgcatttcaagtttttgatgaaaagcattcggctcataatatttatagaataattaagcaagttttagaaaaatataatttgataaataaagtatttttaattgattttgataatgccgccgcaaatatcgtttccattcccgaattagaaaatatttataaaccctcttttgacggacaatttttttacattagatatgcttgccatgttttaaatttatgtgtacaatatggtttacaaactcttgagacttctctcgcCCAACAAAtcgtgcaattaaatttttatagagtcgtgcccattttatgaaagcatgggaaaaattttgtaaacaacatgtgagaagggcaaaaatgttttcaaaagatatttcgactcgttggaattctacctacgagttgtttcgtcaaacttttgattataaaaatttattatgtatgtttatttcgcaaaatattcctgAAATTACTCTACTTctgcaacattgggacgtttgcaaaaaaaatttagaatttttgaaaatttttaatgatgctgttaatactttatctggtatttattatcctactacgcatttatttttaatagagtgtgttaatattagtggtgtttttagtaaatatgaaaaagatactgaattagctcggactattttagtaatgcaagaaaaattgttgcattagtatttcaaaattcctcttgtctatttagttagtattgttttttatccacgtattaaattggatggtttactagattatttgaatgtgtattattatgattgtttacatttggaagatacaatagatatttcaaatatacaatgagaggttaaagaatctatagtagtattatatgaagaattttgtagtacaTATGGTTTAattgattgtggatctttacaatctgcTGCCTCACGAAGCAAAGCTAGcggttcacttagtagatggtacaatatgctcaagagtagaccaaaataaaaataaaaatgggcaacatatagtatttctgaattagaaaaatatttaaccactcaatttgagtttcgtgatgccgaaCACAGTAtagattttcaaatcctggagtggtggaagagtcacttaatcgattacccagttctcgtcCTCATCGCTTGCTAGATATTAGCAATTCCTTCTTCAAcaattgcagttgaacaaacatttagcgttGGAAGATTAGTTTTAGATTCTTGCCGTTtaagattaagtccggagtccgTGAAAGCTCAAGTTTGTGTAGACAATTGGACTAAAGCTAGATTTCGATACCAAGAGCTGGATTGAGAACACGAattctttagtgaggattgtggagataccaccgccacggataccacaacgggtagcgacgattgacgatgaggtaagtttgggttatcaaaggtaaaagaactacatgggttttgattcttctatccccaagaagatatgtaggtgcttaatgataattcattaagttcaagcctgttcctcctctctctctctttttgttttttcaaattttattataatgtacaatttgattataatttataatttattatgtttatttcattatttattattttaaaaattaaatttaaaaagcaGAATCGGAACCGGCTTGAGAACCGATCCGGAATAATCGGTTCCACTTTtataggaaccggaaccggaaccgaaccggccacgtctatcCACACCATTAATTCAaaccctccccttttttttttgggtcaaagtctCCCCTTTGGCTTGTCCATTATCCTGGCCTAAaattccaagaagaaaagaagagctaGCACTTTTGATCTTCCTTAATTTTGACAAGGATAAATAACATTGTAAATCTCATAAATAATATATGtaaatctcataaaaaagaagaagcacttTTTGATCGCCCACACCACTGGCAGTAATTTCAAATGTTATTTactttattataatttttttctgaatggctcaacattattttaaaaaaaaattgaaaactcaaTGTTAatataaaagcaaaaaagaaaagaaaagaaaagtaagagtTGCGCCAATTAAACAATTATTCTCGAGGGCCCTGTGAGGAGCGGACAAGGGATGAAATCTCCCTACTGATTATGATACattaatgagagaaaaaaaaaatcccttgaAAATCTCTCAATTGGGATTTATGTAACCCACACACACATCTGTAGGTACATTTGCATGCAGCTCCCAATTATGTCAAATCAAACAAGCATATTCTCTTACATATCGTATATTGATTTGTATATACATTGTTGTAGGGGTGTCAATAGTTCGGTTCGATTTAGTTTTTCCAAAaactaaaccgaaccgaaccattacggtgaaaagcttgaaccgaaccgaacctgCCCTAAACTGAATATGAACTGAACCAAATATCcaattcagttcggttcggttcggttcggttttcggtttttcttttttgatttttggttttaattttcccttttttttttttttttgcacaactGATTCGCTGGCCAATCACCACCGCCCCCAAAATTCAGAGCCCCCACAACCTCAGGCTTGGTTCAGAGCAAAGAAAACCACTCCACAAGTTCTACCCCAACGTGCCTCCCCACGGTGTCCGTAGCCTCACCGGACGTCGCGGAGGAGGCGCAGGAGCGAGGCAGGAGCCGTGGATTGgagagcgaggaggaggaggaagtcgaGGAGTCAGGACTGGAAGGCTTGCGATACGAGAATGGGGAGCTGCTCCTTGCCCGAGACGAGGAGGCCATTTGAGCCAGTCAACTCGGGCGAGTTGATGAGTCAATGACTCGGCACCAAACGGCGAAGAAGATTGCAAAACCAGGAAGTGGAGGaaaaggtgaagaagaagaagaagaagagaatgcgTCAGTGAGCTCACATGGCTAGATGGACAAAGGCAGAGACCAAGCACATttccgtttttctttttttttttggtttttcctgaAATTCTCTTTATAAAAATTTGCTCTGCAACAATTTTTAGCTACCTTGTCCGAGAGAGTGAGCTCTGCGTTCTTCTTCTTTAAGACAGAGACTCGCAGAGCGATGCtcggagcgagagagagagagagaaagagagaggagagggggaaGGATGAGGAAATGAGGGCGATGGGTAGGATGGGGGTGGGGACGATGGCAATGATGGCATTGGTCGTGGTGGCACGGGTGGCCGTGGGTAGGAGTGTGAGGagcaggaggaggtggaggtttTTGGCGTGTTGGGGTAGCTCGAGGCTTGTGAAGCGCCGGTGGGAAggctgaattaaaagaaaaaaaaaagattttcggtTCAGTTCAgttaaccgaaccaaaccaaaataaactgaaccaaaaaaaataaatggttatATTTCAATTAACTGAACCAAAACTGAACTGAaccaaaaatacacaaattttTAGTTCGGTTCAGTTCGGTTAATAGTTCAAGTCAGTTTTTTGGttagttttgacacccctacatTGTTGGGTAAGATCGGATGACGAAGgtccgttaaaaaaaaaaaaggagcaaggaAATGAGGAGAGATTTAATAATTAGCATACGGTTATAGCATCCATCCCCGATTAATAATCTCGGTTCGAATAGATTAGAGTATTCGTTTGAGGTTTAGGAATTCCCGAATCAATTTTTCGTTCTAGCCAAAAGATTGAGAAGGCGGTTGCGCATTCGTACATACAATAACACCATGACATGACATCAACTTGATAAATCGGAAtcgattattaaaaaaaaaaagagagagattagagTTAATTAATATTTAGAAATTTGGCATGTGAGGCATGCATTTTTTAAGGAACATTAGAGGGAGTACGAACATCATCCGATACGTCATCACATCGATAATAAAGCCTTTAACCTTTGTATCTGTTCGCCAAATCTCGTTCATTTCCATCCAAGAGTTTAGTCAATCCTTTCGTGCCGAATATTTAAGGATTCCTTACGCAAACAGTCGAAGAACAAGTAAACCAAATTGATCATTCCTTATTTAAGTACGTTGTCTTGTATGCAGATTTTTGCGTGCCTTCCAAATCTCTAATTAGTTAACTTGTCGACTTCGTCTGCCATCACAACTTGATCTggctctctccccctctctctatgCTTATTATGAAACTCATATTGAGATAATCTATTCATTTAGTTCGTGGTCAATAGCCATGTAAGTAGCTCGGgcaaagtgttaaaaaaaagtcataaacctattacattggtaccaatttagtcctaaaccttttgttgataccaattgagttcattccgtcaattttggccaaatatcATCGACATGAACACCGGTTGTCCTACGAGACGCGACCGGTGTTCACGTGGACAATATctaataatatttgaatatttttgtttgaatttcttatttcttatttctcatttatttttttctttttcttctgcccgtacttcttcctccagccaatCCCCGGTCCGGCTTATAATCCTGCAAGTAATTGCTCTTTAGGTATATGAACCTTCcaacaaaggaaacaatgaCGATATCAAGACATGCTCAACAGAGATTTGAggcgtcctctctctctctctctctctctctctctctctctctctctctcatgcaaagcaaaaatcaaattaatgatGAAATGAGAGGAGACCAAGCGACAAGAGAGCAGCCTGTTTTGAGAATCAAACTTTCTTCTACTGACTTCGGCAAAACTCTCCTTGGGCACAGGAGAGATCATCCCTGTATCGACTATTATATTACATTCATCTAATAATCCGACGATCTATCAAACATACGCACAACCTTTTTAAACCTTAAAGTCCCTGAAAATTTCTATCTATACATCGCAAAATGCCTCTCTTCCATATATCCACTCACACCCTTCTGAACTCGAAAGCTCGAAAGACGCACGAAGCCCCGAGTGCTCCATGATTGATAATATGCAACGATTCGCCGATAAAAATGGCCAACTAAAAGACTTGACGACCGCCCTGCATCTTGTTCGCCTTCCTGCTTTCAGATTTTGTCTCGCTACACGATAACTGCCTAACTGGTGCTTGGCAGATGCTCAGAGGCCTCAACTGGTACTATATTACATCGATCCGACGTGTCGATCCCTTGACGATGGAACGCAGTCATACTTCTGAATCTTGAGACTCAGAACTCAATATGAAACTGGGAAATGCCAATGTTATATCCCTGCAAAAGGTGCAAAAGGGAAGAGTTGTAGCATATCACTCGAGCAGAGTACTCACGTTGGCAATGCGCAGCCCGACATGACCAGAGACAGATGTTTAGTGGACAGTTTCTGGGTTGTCTTTTTCTTTACAGAGGGTTTAAAATTCGAAGCAGAGAGGCTATTCCTCGCATTGATGTGACCTATAAGTTAAGCTCGATCGGGTATACATACTTCAAGTATGGAACAGTCATGTTTCTTATCAGAGTAGGATTCTTCGACACAAAGTCCTTCCACTCTTCCTGATCAATTCTTCCATCATCTTTTGTATCAGCTTCCCTAAATGTCTGTTAATTGAAAAACCAGTTTCAGAATGATTGAGCCGAACCGACATAGTTACACCAGAAAGTTGAGTATCTCACCTTATCCACCATCATTTCTATAACATCATCCGAGAGGACCAAATCTGATTCATGAAGAAGTGCCAATACCATTTCCTTCAACTGTAAATCGAAACTGCAATTTGTTATGCCCCCACAAAAGAAATTAAGTACAATTCGGGCATGTTCATCGTGATGTCCATGCAACAGCAAGAAAAAGGAGACACCGTCCTCACCTCCTCTTGCTCGATATATCCGGTGTTCCTCAAGTCATACAACCTGAAAGCAACTGCGAGGAAGTCTCACAACTCAGATATCATTTAACTACCCATGTGAACATTATGTTCCAACATGTAAAAGTAAGTCAATTGTTTCTTAGTGAAAATTAGAAGAGGAAAAACTGCATAatgggaacaaaagaaaaggagatacATTTGAAGTTCAATTACATGCAATCTTATCTTCTATTGGTGCATTTGGGTGAAAAACGGCGAGTGATCTCACGAATTCACCAAACTCGATGACCCCATTTCTCTTCAtatcaaacaaatgaaatatCTGCAATACAAGATATCATAGTTCATGTATCAGCAGGAAAAGAAGGTGTTACTCTAGTGAATGAGCAAAATCACGAAATGTTGTGAGTGGCACATTgtaagaatttaaaaaaaaaaaaaaagtgatcccaTGTCTTTTTATCTAAGTAGGACGATTAACTATATCAGATTACACGATAGAACCGAAGTGAAAAGATCTTCGAATTGAAGTGAGCCCATGAAACATACCCTGTCGGCAAAAAGATTTCTCTGATTTCTGTTCCTGAAAAGTGCAAGCTGAAACTCTTCCTGCTCAAATATGCAGCATTAATAGCAATTTTAAGTAGAAGTGCACGATCAACCTTATCAGTGGCTTGTGATCACGCAAGACTAGACTAGAAGAAGACAACCCGGCAAGCAACAACTGAAAGGCAAAAGTAAAGAGATTTCATTCAAGTATCAAATGCAGGTTTGAAGCATACCTTGTGAATAAGCCCGTCGGCAATAATTGAACTGCTTAATTTCTTGAAGAGCACGTATAAGGCCTTAACTTCGCTTGCAGTAACTGCATTTAAGAAACATAAATGGTCAAAATGACGAAGGCAGGTAGCATCACAGTTAATTTACCACGAGACTTTATTGAAGAACTTATAAATAGTACTATCTCCATCTATCATGATGCAGTAATAATTCTAAATGTACACAAAAGGAGCGCATGACAATGCTCTAGAGGATGAACGTGCGCACGAGAATAGACAGATTAGAAATGAATCAGGGAAAAAAGTCTGCACTACACTAAAGCTTCATGAGAACAATCTAAAGGGAAGTATATGCAGAAACTTAACATCTAAAGGATTGGCGCTTA
Protein-coding sequences here:
- the LOC115754248 gene encoding calcineurin B-like protein 4 isoform X5 — encoded protein: MGCIISKNSERTPGYEEPNVLAAATPFTASEVKALYVLFKKLSSSIIADGLIHKIFHLFDMKRNGVIEFGEFVRSLAVFHPNAPIEDKIAFAFRLYDLRNTGYIEQEELKEMVLALLHESDLVLSDDVIEMMVDKTFREADTKDDGRIDQEEWKDFVSKNPTLIRNMTVPYLKDITLAFPSFILSSESQDSEV
- the LOC115754248 gene encoding calcineurin B-like protein 4 isoform X3; amino-acid sequence: MGCIISKNSERTPGYEEPNVLAAATPFTASEVKALYVLFKKLSSSIIADGLIHKEEFQLALFRNRNQRNLFADRIFHLFDMKRNGVIEFGEFVRSLAVFHPNAPIEDKIAFAFRLYDLRNTGYIEQEELKEMVLALLHESDLVLSDDVIEMMVDKTFREADTKDDGRIDQEEWKDFVSKNPTLIRNMTVPYLKDITLAFPSFILSSESQDSEV
- the LOC115754248 gene encoding calcineurin B-like protein 4 isoform X4 produces the protein MIDGDSTIFTASEVKALYVLFKKLSSSIIADGLIHKEEFQLALFRNRNQRNLFADRIFHLFDMKRNGVIEFGEFVRSLAVFHPNAPIEDKIAFAFRLYDLRNTGYIEQEELKEMVLALLHESDLVLSDDVIEMMVDKTFREADTKDDGRIDQEEWKDFVSKNPTLIRNMTVPYLKDITLAFPSFILSSESQDSEV